The Mycolicibacterium brumae DNA window GCGCTGACGCGGGCCGGGGTGATCACCCCGATCTTCAAGGGCGCCGGAACCGTGCTGTTCGACGAGCACGCGGTGACGATTCTGCAGTGCGCCGGCGCGCTGGCCGACCACGGCGTGGAGCCCCGGCACCTGCGCGCGTTCCGCTCGGCAGCCGATCGGCAGTCCGACCTGATCGCCCAGATCGCCGGCCCGCTGGGCCGAGCCGACAGGGCCGGCGCCCGCGATCGCGCCGACGACCTGGCCCGCGAGGTCGCCGCGCTGGCGATCACGTTGCACACCTCGCTGATCAAGTCGGCCGTGCGCGACCTTCTGCAGCGCTGAGCATTAGACTCAGGAGTGCTCTCGCAAGACGGTCGACACATCGATTCCAGCGGCGTGGAGGTGCGAATTCATGGGTGAAGTCCGGGTGGTGGGCATACGCGTCGAGCAGCCCCAGAACCAACCCGTGCTGCTGCTGCGCGAGACCGACGGCGAGCGGTACCTGCCGATCTGGATCGGGCAGGCCGAGGCCTCGGCCATCGCGCTGGAGCAGCAGGGCGTGGAGCCGTCCCGCCCGCTCACCCACGACCTGATCCGGGACCTGATCAGCACTCTCGGCCAGAAGCTGCGCGAAGTCCGGATCGTGGACCTCAAAGAGGGCACCTTCTACGCCGAGTTGGTTTTCGCCTCCGGGGTCACGCTGTCCGCGCGGCCGTCGGACGCGGTGGCCATCGCGCTGCGCAGCGAGTCGCCGATCTACGTCGAGGAGGCGGTGCTGGCCGAGGCCGGGCTGCTGATCCCCGACGACGGTGACGAGGAGAGCTCCGGCCCGGTCCGCGAGGACGAGGTGGAGAAGTTCAAGGAGTTCCTGGACAGCATCTCCCCGGACGACTTCAAAGCCACCTGAATTTCGCGGCAGTAACGGAACCGTCTCAACTGCGCTTTCGCCCGCGACACGCCCGTCGGAGTGGGTACGGCCGCCATGACGCAGCTCATACTTGTGCCACCAGATGCGGATCCCAACTCGGATCCGGACCTGCCCGGATGGTCGACTCGGGCAGCGTATGCTTTGGGCAATCGGGCTCGAAGCATACGGCGGTGCGCTGTCACCGCCACCAGGGGCTGATATGGCGAGAGGAACCACGGTGGGCGAAGAGCCACGGCAGGAGCAGCTGGATCTCGGCGCCCCGCGAAGCGCACCCGCAGTCCAGCCCGGACTGTTCCCCGATGACTCGGTTCCCGACGAACTGATCGGCTATCGCGGCCCCAGTGCCTGCCAGATCGCCGGCATCACCTACCGCCAGCTGGACTACTGGGCCCGCACCTCGCTGGTGGTGCCCTCCATCCGCGGCGCCGCCGGATCCGGCAGCCAGCGGCTGTACTCCTTCAAGGACATCCTGGTCCTCAAGATCGTCAAGCGACTGCTGGACACCGGCATCTCGCTGCACAACATCCGCGTCGCCGTCGACCACCTGCGCCAGCGCGGCGTCGAGGACCTGGCCAACATCACGCTGTTCTCCGACGGCACCACCGTCTACGAGTGCACCTCCGCCGAAGAAGTCGTCGACCTGCTCCAGGGTGGCCAGGGTGTGTTCGGCATCGCCGTCAGCGGCGCCATGCGCGAGCTGACCGGCACCATCTCCGACTTCCCGGGCGAGCGCGCCGACGGCGGCGAGTCCATCGCCAGCCCCGAGGACGAGCTGGCGTCGCGCCGGCGCAGCCGCGACCGCAAGACCGGCTAGCTGTAGCCGGCGGTCCCATCAATACCGCTGACGGCTCAGTCGGTTAAACTCGGTTCCGCATCGCGTCTGCGCGGGAGAGTTCTGTGGCAGCCAGCCACGGACGCCGAAGGAGCAACACCTCTCCGCCAACCTCTCAGGCACCCCGGACCGCGCCGAATCCCGATGCCTCTGGAAAGCGGCGCAGTGCGCCCGCCCATGGGGAAAGGCCCGCGCCGCGGGTTGAATCTCTCAGGCGCCCGGTTCGGGTGGACGACAGAGGGGGAGGAGCGCAGCCGTCGCGCATAGCGCGCCCGCATCCTCACCAGGAGATCCGTCGTGACCAACGATTCCGTCGCCGCATTCGCCGACCGCCACATCGGCCCGGACGCCGCCGACATCGCCGAGATGCTCGCCGTGATCGGGGTGTCCTCGCTCGACGAACTGGCTGCCAAGGCGCTGCCCGCGGGCATCCTGGACCGGCTCGGCGCCGACGGCAGGGCTCCCGGCCTCGATGAGCTGCCCGCCCCGGCCACCGAGCACGAGGCGCTCGCCGAACTGCGCACCCTGGCCCGGGCCAACACCGTCGCGGTGTCGATGATCGGGCAGGGCTACTACGACACGCTGACCCCGCCGGTGCTGCTGCGCAATATCATCGAGAACCCGGCCTGGTACACCTCCTACACCCCGTACCAGCCCGAAATCAGCCAGGGCCGCCTCGAGGCGCTGCTGAACTTCCAGACCATGGTCGCCGACCTGACCGGCCTCGAGGTCGCCAACGCGTCGATGCTCGACGAGGCGACCGCGGCCGCCGAGGCGATGACCCTGATGCATCGCGCCGCGCGCGGCAAGCGTCACCGGCTGCTAGTCGACGCCGACGTGTTCGCCGCGACCGCCGCGGTGCTGGCCACCCGCGCCGAACCGCTGGGCATCGAAATCGTCACCGCCGATCTGCGCAATGGTTTTCCGGACTCGCCCGACGAGTTCTTCGGTGTCATCGTCCAGTTGCCCGGGGCCAGCGGCCGGATCACCGACTGGGGCCCGCTGGTCGAGGCGGCGCACGCCGGCGGCGCCCTGGTGGCCGTCGGCGCCGACCTGTTGGCGCTGACCCTGATCAACGCCCCCGGGGACTTCGGCGCGGACGTCGCCTTCGGCTCCGCGCAGCGGTTCGGGGTGCCGATGGGCTTCGGCGGCCCGCACGCCGGTTACCTCGCGGTGCACACCAGCCACGCCCGCCAGCTGCCCGGCCGCCTCGTCGGGGTGTCCAAGGACGCGGACGGCGCCGACGCCTA harbors:
- a CDS encoding bifunctional nuclease family protein encodes the protein MGEVRVVGIRVEQPQNQPVLLLRETDGERYLPIWIGQAEASAIALEQQGVEPSRPLTHDLIRDLISTLGQKLREVRIVDLKEGTFYAELVFASGVTLSARPSDAVAIALRSESPIYVEEAVLAEAGLLIPDDGDEESSGPVREDEVEKFKEFLDSISPDDFKAT
- a CDS encoding MerR family transcriptional regulator; the encoded protein is MGEEPRQEQLDLGAPRSAPAVQPGLFPDDSVPDELIGYRGPSACQIAGITYRQLDYWARTSLVVPSIRGAAGSGSQRLYSFKDILVLKIVKRLLDTGISLHNIRVAVDHLRQRGVEDLANITLFSDGTTVYECTSAEEVVDLLQGGQGVFGIAVSGAMRELTGTISDFPGERADGGESIASPEDELASRRRSRDRKTG